From a region of the Pecten maximus chromosome 18, xPecMax1.1, whole genome shotgun sequence genome:
- the LOC117317134 gene encoding sialin-like, whose product MSDDGICKRKMSINVDDETRKLLQYGASENEESWSTRNVPPHKGYGARHTLAILAFLGCFNTYAMRFNLSVAMVAMANHTDIRSKNMTTDMGCPIMNQTKPIDQAVEFDWDEATQGFILSAFFYGYVATQMPGGWLAGKVGGKQLFGVSVLIPGILTILTPLVTKLGAGALIVTRVIEGLAEGLTFPSLASMLGIWVPEMERTIIPTFIFSGCSLGNVVCLPLVGYLSTSKALGGWPSSFYIFGGLGCVWYLFWQFLVYDTPAKHPTISKVERDYIQSTTGVMEAGTKSDKTYIVPWKAILTSSAVWSIVVLNFTTSWGYFVTLTSVPTYMNKIQNYDIAQDGLLVALPDLINLTLGLITSWVSDLMRQRGYMSTVAVRKLCSIIGLASAAALLPFITLAGCNHVVVVSLIVVGNGMLGVSWTALAANIYDIGHNYAGTLSGISNFIGNMPGIIAPFAIGLITNNQETMARWEIVFYISMAMYLFGLITFLIFGKGTEQSWNKASSEMTTIQERKSNS is encoded by the exons ATGTCAGATGATGGCATATGCAAAAGAAAAATGTCGATAAATGTGGACGACGAAACGAGGAAACTCCTTCAATATGGAGCTTCTGAAAatgaggaaagctggagtactaGAAACGTCCCTCCTCACAaag GATACGGTGCTCGACACACCCTGGCGATCCTTGCATTCTTAGGATGTTTCAACACCTACGCCATGCGATTCAATCTTAGTGTTGcaatggttgctatggcaaacCATACAGACATTCGATCAAAAAATATGACAACTGACATGGGATGTCCTATCATGAATCAAACAAAACCAATTGATCAG GCTGTAGAGTTCGATTGGGATGAGGCTACACAGGGGTTCATTTTAAGCGCGTTTTTCTACGGATATGTCGCTACCCAGATGCCCGGGGGGTGGTTAGCTGGAAAAGTTGGCGGGAAACAACTTTTTGGTGTTAGTGTCCTTATTCCTGGGATTCTGACCATTCTAACACCGCTAGTTACCAAACTAGGAGCTGGTGCACTAATTGTAACACGGGTTATAGAGGGACTGGCCGAG GGCTTGACATTCCCATCACTCGCCTCCATGCTGGGAATCTGGGTACCGGAAATGGAGAGGACAATCATTCCAACGTTTATATTTTCAG GGTGCAGCCTAGGGAATGTCGTATGCCTACCGCTAGTCGGGTATCTGTCTACCTCCAAAGCATTGGGTGGATGGCCTTCCAGCTTCTATATATTTG GTGGACTTGGATGCGTGTGGTATCTATTCTGGCAGTTTTTGGTGTATGATACCCCGGCGAAGCATCCTACCATATCCAAAGTGGAGCGAGATTACATACAAAGTACAACAGGGGTAATGGAAGCTGGAACAAAATCTGACAAA ACTTATATCGTCCCGTGGAAAGCCATACTGACCTCATCAGCTGTATGGTCAATAGTGGTCCTCAATTTCACGACGTCATGGGGATATTTCGTGACGCTGACGTCTGTTCCTACCTATATGAACAAAATACAGAATTATGATATTGCACAG GATGGACTATTAGTGGCACTCCCAGATCTCATTAATCTGACACTAGGACTCATCACAAGCTGGGTGTCAGACTTAATGCGTCAAAGAGGATATATGTCAACGGTTGCTGTCCGGAAACTGTGTAGTATAATTG GACTGGCGTCAGCCGCAGCACTTCTACCGTTTATAACCCTGGCCGGATGTAACCATGTAGTGGTCGTGTCTCTTATCGTGGTGGGTAACGGAATGCTGGGAGTTTCCTGGACAGCTCTGGCAGCAAACATTTACGACATCGGACATAACTATGCAG GCACACTTTCTGGAATCTCTAATTTTATCGGAAATATGCCAGGGATAATTGCGCCTTTCGCAATTGGCCTCATTACAAATAATCAG GAGACAATGGCACGATGGGAGATAGTGTTCTACATTTCCATGGCCATGTATCTGTTTGGGCTAATCACCTTTCTCATATTTGGCAAAGGAACAGAACAGTCTTGGAACAAGGCTTCCAGTGAAATGACCACCATACAGGAACGGAAAAGTAACTCTTAG
- the LOC117316297 gene encoding sialin-like: MTNYTDSKSVNNTYNDVCPGTSINNTKTTTNQAAEFDWDESTQGILLSSFFYGYIVTQIPGGFLARTFGGKRVFGYGVLITAILSLVTPVVARVGTWALIIVRAAEGLAGGMTFPAIAEMQGKWTPEMERTILPIISSSGIQ; this comes from the exons ATGACAAACTACACAGATTCTAAATCCGTTAATAACACCTATAACGATGTGTGTCCTGGGACGagtataaacaatacaaagacaacAACCAATCAG GCTGCAGAATTTGACTGGGACGAGAGTACACAAGGGATTCTTCTCAGCTCCTTTTTCTACGGATACATTGTAACCCAAATTCCAGGAGGGTTCTTGGCCAGAACATTCGGAGGGAAACGTGTTTTTGGATACGGAGTGTTGATAACAGCCATTCTGTCCTTGGTAACCCCTGTGGTTGCTAGGGTCGGAACATGGGCACTGATTATCGTCAGGGCTGCTGAAGGATTAGCTGGG gGAATGACATTCCCAGCTATTGCTGAAATGCAAGGGAAATGGACACCAGAGATGGAACGAACCATTCTACCGATAATTTCAAGCTcaggtatacagtaa